GCAGGTCGGCGTGACGATGGGCACGCCCCTGTATATGAGTCCCGAGCAGATCGAAGGCCGGCCGCTCGACCCGCGCAGCGACATCTATTCCCTGGGCGTCACGTGTTATCAGATGCTGGCCGGAACGCTGCCGTTTCGCGGCGACACGGCGCTCAGCGTCGCCGTCAAGCACCTCAAGTCAACGCCGGAACCCCTGGATCAATTGCGGCCCGATTTGCCGGCCGAGCTTTGCCGCATCGTCCACCGCATGCTCGCCAAACTGCCGGAGGATCGCTATGCCACGCCCCGTGAGTTGTTGGTCGATCTGCGCGGACTGCAACCGCCGGGTGAAGCGGAGAGCGACGTCGATCTGGCCGGACTGGGTGCCGATTACGTCGAGGTGCATGCCGCGACCGAGCGGTTGGCGCTGCTCACGCGGACGGCCGCGCTGCAAACCGTGCGCTTGCGGCGGCGGAGGTGGTGGTTGGCTGCCGCGGCCGCGGTGGCGATGGCCGGCGGGGCGGTCGCCGGCTGGTTGACGCGGCCGCCTTTTCTATTGGCGGGCGCCGGCAGGCACGAGGTGACCAGGCAAGCCAGCGCTCAGGCGCAACTCTACTTCGCCAAGCTGGCCGGCACGGAAGCCGGGTTGAACAGTGTGGAGCGGTTCTATCCAGACGCGGAATATGAAGTGCGAATGGCCAGGCAAGAGCTTGCCCGACGCTACCTTTATCAGGGCCGCTGGAGCGAGGCCGGGCAGCTCTTCGACCAGTTTGCCGAATCGGGCGACGCGGCCGCGCGGGCCTTTGGTCTGGCCGGGCAAAGCATCGTGTTGGCCAAAGACCGCAAGTTCGACGAGTCAGCCAGCCGGCTGGCCGAGTTCTGGCCTCTGCACGACAAGCTCGACGACACGCATCTGGCGCGTCTGTTGCGGGCCACCTTCGAGGCCGACCATCGGGCCGGCCAATCGCACCTCAGCCAGCAGGAGGCCGACGCCCTGAAGCAGTGGCTCGCAGAGGACGAGCGGTTTGAGTTGCCGGGCGGTTGACAGGCGAGAGCCGGTCGGGTAACAAAACGAGTTCCAGCGGTTGAAAAACCGACGACGTTTGCCCTTGGGTCGAGCCGGGCAGGCGGTCGATGTGCCCGCATCGTCTAGTGGCCTAGGACGCTGGGTTCTCAGCCCAGTAACCGGGGTTCAAATCCCCGTGCGGGTAGCTTTTTAGGTTGCAACGCCTCCGTCGCCGACCCGAGACCGTTCATTCAAGAGACCGTTATGCTTCAGCGGAAGCCCGTCTTCCCGCACGTGATCGAAGTCAACTATCAAGCGGGCGAGCGCTTGGGGTGCAACGTCTACCTGGTCTACGATGGCCCCGAGTGGATCCTGATCGATATCGGCTACGAAGATACGGTCGACGAAATCGTCGAAATGATCCGACAGTTGGACTTCCCGCTCTCCAACTGCAAGACGATCGTGGCCACGCACGCCGACGTCGACCATATCCAAGGCCTGGCCAAGCTGAAGCAGATTCTCAAGGCGACGGTCACCGGGCATCCCCTGGCGGCCAAGCCCCTGGAGTCCGGCGACCGCATCAAGACCTTCGCCGAAGTCACGGCGCAAGACATCCACCTGGAAATGCCGCCGGTCAAAATCGATACGTTCGTCGACGACGGCGACACCATCGACGTCGGCGGCCTGCACCTGGAGGTCTGGCACACGCCGGGCCATACCGACAGCCAACTCTCGTTTCGCCTCGGTGATTTGCTGTTCAGCGGCGACAACATCTATCGCGACGGCTGCGTCGGGGCCATCGACGCCCATCACGGCAGCGACATTCGCGCCTTCATCGCCTCGCTCGGCCGGATTCTGGCGAGCGACGTCGAGTGGCTGCTTCCGAGCCACGGTCCCATCTTTCGCAAAGACAATGCGGTCGTTCAAGCGACCATTGACCGGCTGGAAGGCTACCTGCACATGGCCGACTTCGGCACGTGTGCCGTCGACTGGCCGCTGATGGACGAATGGGACCGCGAACTGGCGGAGGGCCGGCTGCCCTCCTGACTTCGATTCTCGGCGGGAGACTGTTCAAGATAGGGCATTCGCCTGTTTTGCGGCATTTGCGGCCGGTGCGGGATATTCTTTCCAGCCGTGCCGCGGCGGCGGCCGATCAATGCCCTTAGCAACCAATAGCCGCCTCATTTTCAGGGGGATTTCATGATTCGCCGCATGATGCTGGTTTTCTGCTGCGCGGCGGGCGTTTCGGCCGCGACCGCGGTCACCGAAGCCCACGCTCAACAGGCGTTCGGCCGGCAATGGGGCCGCAGCTACAACACGCAAGACTGGGAGCGGTTCTACCACTACCCCTATGTCTATTATCCGCAAAACTTCTGGAGCACCGACTACTATCGCAGCTCCGAGAGCCTCTACTATCGCTACCCGCCGGAAATGCGGATTCCGGTCTACAACCGCAACTGGCAGAACTACTATCCGCAGAATCGCCGCTATCACTACGGCCACCAGTTCATTCTCGACACGTTTTAGTGCGCTGTCAGCCGTTCGATTGATTGATTCAGTGGCAAGCGCAGGGTGGGGCCAGCGAGCTTGCGAGCGCCGGCCCACCATAAGCGACGTCATAACGGTGGGCCCGCGCTCGCAAGCTCGCTCGTCCCACCCAACACAAAAGGCCCTTTGTGCGCCTTTTAACGGCGGTCGAACCGGCGCGGAAGTTCGCTCGCCTCGCAGGCCGAAAACAACCTCTGGGATCGGGCGTTGCCCCGGCTCGGAGCGGCATCGCAATTGCTCACGCGCTGCCGCTGTCAAGGCCCGTTGCCGAAATCTGGGCGAGATGGTTGTTTTTTTGAGACTGGCGAGTATATAACAAAGCAAGGGCCTTTACCGATTAGGTCGGCTTTGTTGACCCGCCGCCTATGTGAGGTGGACGGCCGCTTAATGGTGCCGGTCGTCGCAGCCTTGACGAAACTCTGCGGCTGGTGGGCGGTTCCCGACGAAACTGAGCAACTTTTGATGCGCGCCAAACAACTTGGAAAAACCCTGAATAGCCGGGAGCTGAATGCCCTCATTCACCCCCTGCGCTATCTCAACAACTACATCAACGTCGCTTACCTGGCGTTCGATTACTTGACGCTCGTCACGGTGCTGGTCGGGACGATCGGGTTCTGCGAGTTGCGGGGCGGTTGGGGCCTGTCGTGGCTGTGGGACATTCCGGTCGTGACGCTGGGCATCCTGCTCGTCGGCGCGGTGCAGCATCGGTTCGCCGGGCTGGGGCATGAAGGGGCCCATTGGATCTTGTTCAAGAACCGGCTCGTCAACGAGTTTGTCTCCGACTGGTTCTGCATGTTTCCCATCTTCTCAACCACGTCCCAGTACCGCCTGATGCACCTGGGGCACCATGAATACACCAACGATTGGGAGCGCGATCCGGAACTGCTCAACATGGGCAAGACCCGGATGATGGACCGCTTTCCCATGACGCGGGCCGAGTTCGCGCGGCAGTTCTTTTCGCGCATCTTCTGGCCGCCACGCCTGTTGCGTTACGTGTGGGACAATATCTACACCACCACGTTCGGCAACAGCGTCAATCCCTATCAAAAACGCCTGCCCAAGGCATTGCCCGGCCGCATTGGCCCCTTCCGCATCACCAGCCTGTTGGGGTTGGCCTATCTGCCGATCATGGTCGGCGTGCTGGGTTTCCTAAGCTGGTTCGGCAGCGGCGTGCAGATGGCCGCGGCCACCGTGCTGCTGCTGGCGGGGGCCAGCGCGGTGGTTTACTCGCTTCCCAATGCCTGGTTTTTTCAGTCCGACTTCCGGCCGGTGTATTCGGTCAAGTCGGCCAGCGTGCTGCGGCTGATCTGGTTCACGCTGTTGGAATGCGGGCTGGCCTCCTCGCGTCTGATCACAGGCGAGGAGTGGGGCGTCTATTTCTGGTTGCTCTGGGTCGTGCCGATTTTGACGAGTTTTCCCTATTACATGTTGCTGCGAGACCTTTACCAGCACGCCAACGCCGACGACGGCAAATTGACCAACAGCCGCGTGATTTTCGCCAACCCGATTGCCCGCTGGGCCATGTTCATCTACGGGCAAGACGCGCACCTCACGCACCACCTGTATCCCGCCGTCCCGCACTACAACCTGCAGCAGCTCCACCGCCTGCTGGTGGAAAACAACGAGGAATACGCCCGGCATGTGGTGGAGTGCCACGGCGTGATCTGGCCGCGGCCCGGCAAGCTGAGCGCGCTGGATTGCATGGAAGTGCCCACCTGCGAACCGGCGGCACAAGAGCAACCGCTCGAGTTGGCCGAAGTCCGGTAGCAGTAGCCGCAGGCTTAGAACAATCGTCAGCGGATGTTCGGCAATTGCCTGACCGCTGATTTCGCCCCGGCCGGGCAAAACGTTGATCGCGCCCGGCCCGTCTCCATGCCGACGCGCTCGGCGGTGGCGATGCCGCCGTGGCGGTCGCGACACAACCCATTGTACTGACACCGCCTGCTCTGTTTGTCAAAACCGGTCAGGTCAGGTGCCAAACTCCGGCCGCCGCCGTTCAAGCTGAGTCTGCAAGCGCTGCACAATCGAACTGTGCATCTGGCTCACGCGGCTCTCCGAGAGATCGAGCGTGGCGCCGATCTCCTTCATCGTCAGCTCTTCGTAGTAGTAGAGAATGATGATCAGCCGCTCGTTGCGGTTCAGGCCCTTGGTGACCAGCCGCATCAGGTCGGTCTTTTGGATGCGCCGCGTCGGATCTTCGCCCTTCTTGTCTTCCAAAATGTCGATTTCGCGGACGTCTTTGTAACTGTCGGTCTCGTACCACTTCTTGTTCAGACTGATCAGCCCCACGGCGTTGGCGTCAAGAATCATCTTCTCAAGTTCGGGCACGCTGATCTCGAGCTGCGCGGCAAGCTCCGTTTCGGTCGGCTGGCGGCCCATCTTCGTTTCCAGCGTCTTGATGGCCTCGTTCAGCTTGCTGGCCTTCGAGCGCACCAGCCGCGGCACCCAGTCCATCGTCCGCAGCTCGTCGAGCATCGCCCCGCGGATGCGCGGCACGCAGTAGGTCTCGAACTTCACGCCCCGCGAAAGATCGAAGGCGTCGATCGCGTCCATCAGACCGAACACGCCGGCCGAAACGAGATCGTCAAGCTCCACGCCTTCGGGCAAGCGCGACCAGATTCGCTCGCCGTTGTATTTGACCAGCGGCAGATACATCTCCACCAGCCGGTTGCGAAGCTCCTGGTTCGACGGATCGGCTTTGAACGTCTCCCAGATTTGAGCGACATCTTCCGGTGCGACCGAGATTGCCATGCACTCCTCCGTGATTGCACACTGCCGACCAATCCGCGAATTGATCAGGGTTTGGTTTTGCTTCGGGCGGCCGGTTCCTTGGCTTCCCGTGCGGCGATCTCCGCCGCCAGCTTAATGCGAATCGATTCCAGCACGATCCCATCGGCCAGGATGCCGACGATGCACCCCAAGGGGTACGCCGCCAACAGGCCCAGCCAGGCCGCAAACAAGGTCGGTCCGGCCCCGCCGCCGTGAACCCATCCGCGGGCGATCACGGTGACAAAGGCCAGCAAGCCGAGAATCCCGCCGTAGCCGCGTGCCACGCTCGTCGCTCCCGGCCGCGCCTCAAACGCGGTACAACCGATCAAGTTTGCCAGTCGGCTGCTGGCCGACACCGAGCGTTATTATCGGCGGTCAGGCCCCTGCGGCTTG
The Pirellulales bacterium genome window above contains:
- a CDS encoding MBL fold metallo-hydrolase, translated to MLQRKPVFPHVIEVNYQAGERLGCNVYLVYDGPEWILIDIGYEDTVDEIVEMIRQLDFPLSNCKTIVATHADVDHIQGLAKLKQILKATVTGHPLAAKPLESGDRIKTFAEVTAQDIHLEMPPVKIDTFVDDGDTIDVGGLHLEVWHTPGHTDSQLSFRLGDLLFSGDNIYRDGCVGAIDAHHGSDIRAFIASLGRILASDVEWLLPSHGPIFRKDNAVVQATIDRLEGYLHMADFGTCAVDWPLMDEWDRELAEGRLPS
- a CDS encoding FliA/WhiG family RNA polymerase sigma factor, producing MAISVAPEDVAQIWETFKADPSNQELRNRLVEMYLPLVKYNGERIWSRLPEGVELDDLVSAGVFGLMDAIDAFDLSRGVKFETYCVPRIRGAMLDELRTMDWVPRLVRSKASKLNEAIKTLETKMGRQPTETELAAQLEISVPELEKMILDANAVGLISLNKKWYETDSYKDVREIDILEDKKGEDPTRRIQKTDLMRLVTKGLNRNERLIIILYYYEELTMKEIGATLDLSESRVSQMHSSIVQRLQTQLERRRPEFGT
- a CDS encoding serine/threonine-protein kinase, coding for MRSARNMSMPEAMNAVEPADDADLSGKQLAGFRLLRRLGRGAMAEVYLADQPSLGRQVAVKVLRGRLAADETYVRRFQNEARAAAALVHANIVQVYEVGSVDGLHYIAQEYVQGQNLQELMTRRGPPALSQTLAIVRQVAAALRKAAAAGIVHRDIKPENILLARTGEVKVADFGLARIITAGAAPELTQVGVTMGTPLYMSPEQIEGRPLDPRSDIYSLGVTCYQMLAGTLPFRGDTALSVAVKHLKSTPEPLDQLRPDLPAELCRIVHRMLAKLPEDRYATPRELLVDLRGLQPPGEAESDVDLAGLGADYVEVHAATERLALLTRTAALQTVRLRRRRWWLAAAAAVAMAGGAVAGWLTRPPFLLAGAGRHEVTRQASAQAQLYFAKLAGTEAGLNSVERFYPDAEYEVRMARQELARRYLYQGRWSEAGQLFDQFAESGDAAARAFGLAGQSIVLAKDRKFDESASRLAEFWPLHDKLDDTHLARLLRATFEADHRAGQSHLSQQEADALKQWLAEDERFELPGG
- a CDS encoding calmodulin-binding protein, yielding MIRRMMLVFCCAAGVSAATAVTEAHAQQAFGRQWGRSYNTQDWERFYHYPYVYYPQNFWSTDYYRSSESLYYRYPPEMRIPVYNRNWQNYYPQNRRYHYGHQFILDTF
- a CDS encoding fatty acid desaturase, yielding MRAKQLGKTLNSRELNALIHPLRYLNNYINVAYLAFDYLTLVTVLVGTIGFCELRGGWGLSWLWDIPVVTLGILLVGAVQHRFAGLGHEGAHWILFKNRLVNEFVSDWFCMFPIFSTTSQYRLMHLGHHEYTNDWERDPELLNMGKTRMMDRFPMTRAEFARQFFSRIFWPPRLLRYVWDNIYTTTFGNSVNPYQKRLPKALPGRIGPFRITSLLGLAYLPIMVGVLGFLSWFGSGVQMAAATVLLLAGASAVVYSLPNAWFFQSDFRPVYSVKSASVLRLIWFTLLECGLASSRLITGEEWGVYFWLLWVVPILTSFPYYMLLRDLYQHANADDGKLTNSRVIFANPIARWAMFIYGQDAHLTHHLYPAVPHYNLQQLHRLLVENNEEYARHVVECHGVIWPRPGKLSALDCMEVPTCEPAAQEQPLELAEVR